A section of the bacterium genome encodes:
- a CDS encoding NADH-quinone oxidoreductase subunit NuoF, whose translation MNLMLCGGTGCIASGAPKVKQAIEEELLKRGLADEVQVVLTGCNGFCAMGPIMTVFPDGIFYNKLKPEHAARLVEEHVLKGRPVKELLFEEPVEKEKIPLLKDIGFFGNQRLIALRNRGLIDAERIEEYIARDGYQALAKVLTSMTPEEVIEEIKISGLRGRGGAGFPTGLKWEECRKYDRFPKYTICNGDEGDPGAFMDRSIMEGDPHSVLEGMAISAYAIGAEKGYIYVRAEYPLAIKRLQIAIEQARESGLLGENILDTGFNFDIEIYPGAGAFVCGESTALMYSLEGKRGMPRIKPPRSAESGLWGQPTNLNNVETYANVPPIILNGGAWFASIGTEGSKGTKVFALTGAINNVGLVEVPMGTTLRSLVFDIGGGIPKKRQFKAAQLGGPSGGCVPASLLDVQIDFDSLTEIGAMMGSGGVVVMDERTCMVDTARFFTAFSVDESCGKCIPCREGLKVMYDKMTDIVEGRGKEGDVEDLEKLGRMIKSTSHCGLGQSAPNPILSTIRHFRNEYDAHVREKKCPAKVCVELLLFEVNPEKCKMCGICFRNCPVQAIEWEKKQVARINKEKCTKCKTCIANCRFDAID comes from the coding sequence ATGAACCTGATGCTCTGCGGGGGAACAGGCTGCATAGCCAGCGGAGCCCCCAAGGTGAAGCAGGCTATTGAAGAGGAGCTGCTCAAGAGGGGCCTGGCAGACGAGGTGCAGGTGGTCTTGACAGGTTGCAATGGCTTTTGTGCCATGGGCCCTATCATGACGGTTTTCCCGGACGGGATCTTTTACAACAAGCTCAAGCCAGAGCATGCTGCGCGGCTGGTGGAAGAGCATGTTTTGAAGGGAAGACCTGTCAAGGAGCTCTTGTTTGAGGAACCTGTGGAGAAGGAAAAGATCCCCCTTCTCAAGGACATAGGCTTCTTCGGCAACCAGAGGCTCATTGCCCTTAGGAACCGGGGGCTCATAGATGCAGAGCGCATAGAGGAATACATAGCCAGGGACGGGTACCAGGCCCTAGCAAAGGTTTTGACCTCCATGACTCCAGAGGAGGTAATAGAGGAGATAAAGATCTCAGGGCTCAGGGGCCGAGGTGGAGCAGGATTCCCCACAGGACTCAAGTGGGAGGAGTGCCGCAAGTATGATCGTTTCCCCAAGTACACCATCTGCAACGGTGATGAGGGAGATCCAGGGGCCTTCATGGACCGCTCCATCATGGAGGGAGATCCTCACTCGGTCCTGGAGGGCATGGCCATATCTGCATATGCCATAGGGGCGGAGAAGGGATACATCTATGTCAGGGCAGAATATCCCCTGGCCATAAAGAGGCTCCAGATAGCCATAGAACAGGCAAGGGAGTCGGGGCTTCTGGGGGAGAACATCCTGGATACTGGCTTCAATTTCGATATCGAGATTTATCCCGGGGCAGGAGCCTTTGTGTGCGGCGAGTCCACTGCTCTGATGTACTCCTTGGAAGGCAAGCGGGGCATGCCTCGCATCAAGCCGCCCCGGTCGGCCGAGTCCGGACTTTGGGGACAACCCACGAACCTCAACAACGTGGAAACTTATGCCAATGTGCCCCCCATAATCCTGAACGGAGGAGCCTGGTTTGCCAGTATAGGCACCGAAGGCAGCAAAGGCACCAAGGTCTTTGCCCTGACAGGGGCAATAAACAACGTGGGGCTGGTGGAGGTGCCCATGGGCACCACACTGCGTTCCCTGGTCTTTGACATAGGAGGTGGAATCCCCAAGAAGAGACAGTTCAAGGCAGCCCAGCTGGGGGGGCCCTCAGGGGGTTGCGTGCCTGCAAGCCTCCTGGATGTCCAGATAGACTTCGATTCCTTGACCGAGATCGGAGCCATGATGGGCTCTGGTGGCGTTGTGGTGATGGACGAGCGCACCTGCATGGTGGACACAGCCCGGTTTTTCACGGCCTTCTCGGTGGATGAGTCCTGCGGCAAGTGCATTCCCTGCCGCGAGGGGCTAAAGGTCATGTATGACAAGATGACCGACATCGTGGAAGGAAGGGGGAAAGAAGGGGATGTGGAAGATCTGGAGAAGCTGGGCAGGATGATCAAATCCACTTCCCACTGTGGACTGGGGCAGTCAGCACCCAACCCTATTCTTTCCACAATCAGGCATTTTAGAAACGAGTACGACGCCCATGTTAGGGAGAAAAAGTGCCCGGCAAAGGTCTGTGTGGAGCTTCTGCTCTTTGAGGTTAATCCCGAGAAGTGCAAGATGTGCGGGATCTGTTTCAGGAACTGCCCGGTGCAGGCCATCGAGTGGGAGAAGAAGCAGGTGGCCCGCATAAACAAAGAAAAGTGCACCAAATGCAAGACCTGTATAGCCAACTGTAGGTTCGACGCCATAGATTGA
- the nuoE gene encoding NADH-quinone oxidoreductase subunit NuoE has protein sequence MSQMSQQPLVEIVDRIPEEELAKLDPVIAKYAGRHGYLIPALKEAQEIFGYLPQEVQTRLAQGLNVSPSYIYGVVSFYAFFTMIPRGRHTIRLCLGTACYVKGAPEILAKIEQELCIGVGDTTPDKRFTLVEVRCLGACGLAPVMMVGEDTHGNLEPGTVMDILDQYK, from the coding sequence ATGAGCCAGATGAGCCAGCAACCACTGGTGGAAATAGTGGATAGGATACCGGAAGAGGAACTTGCCAAGCTTGACCCAGTGATAGCCAAGTACGCCGGAAGGCACGGGTACCTGATACCGGCTCTGAAGGAAGCTCAGGAAATCTTTGGTTACCTGCCCCAGGAGGTTCAGACTCGTCTTGCCCAAGGGCTCAATGTTTCTCCCAGCTACATCTATGGGGTTGTCTCCTTTTATGCCTTTTTCACCATGATTCCCAGGGGGCGCCATACCATAAGGCTTTGCCTGGGCACGGCCTGTTACGTAAAGGGCGCCCCGGAGATCCTGGCAAAAATAGAGCAAGAGCTTTGTATTGGTGTGGGAGATACGACACCGGACAAGCGCTTCACACTTGTGGAAGTCAGGTGCCTGGGGGCCTGCGGTCTGGCACCGGTCATGATGGTGGGTGAGGACACCCACGGCAACTTGGAACCAGGGACCGTCATGGACATCCTGGATCAATACAAATAG
- a CDS encoding NADH-quinone oxidoreductase subunit I — protein sequence MIRPLIKGLELTLKHFFSPAVTVQYPEERWEPYPRYRARHIMYQRQDGRPKCVVCMLCATVCPAQCIRIIGIQDEKGDQYPQTYEIDLGRCIFCGFCVEACPVNAIGMTTHYELDGETREALILDLEKIMKPPK from the coding sequence ATGATTAGGCCACTCATCAAAGGACTCGAGCTCACTTTGAAACACTTCTTCTCACCGGCTGTGACCGTACAGTACCCGGAGGAGAGATGGGAGCCCTATCCCAGGTACCGGGCGCGCCACATCATGTACCAGCGACAGGACGGTCGTCCCAAGTGCGTGGTTTGCATGCTGTGTGCCACCGTCTGCCCGGCCCAATGTATCCGCATAATTGGAATACAGGATGAAAAAGGGGATCAGTATCCCCAGACCTACGAAATAGATCTGGGGCGTTGTATTTTCTGCGGATTCTGTGTGGAGGCCTGCCCGGTCAATGCCATTGGCATGACCACCCATTACGAGTTGGACGGCGAAACCCGTGAGGCTCTGATCTTGGATCTGGAAAAGATCATGAAGCCGCCCAAGTGA
- a CDS encoding ATP-binding protein, which yields MEDLSLHILDVAENGLKAGAKQIRIRIVEDLVADKLELEVEDDGSGMDPQMTAKALDPFVTTRTTRRVGLGLPLLREAARMAGGDLELESTPGKGTRVRATFQHSHIDRKPLGDMGATLVGILLGGPHVEVLYEHIREGKSFCFDSSQLRRELEPIGLTEPEVLMWIREKVREGLLEIGALEA from the coding sequence TTGGAGGACCTTTCACTCCACATCTTGGATGTGGCTGAAAACGGCCTTAAGGCAGGAGCCAAACAGATTCGGATAAGGATAGTAGAAGACCTGGTAGCTGACAAGCTGGAACTAGAGGTGGAGGACGACGGCAGCGGGATGGATCCCCAAATGACAGCCAAGGCCTTGGATCCCTTTGTGACGACCCGCACCACGAGGCGGGTGGGGCTTGGTTTGCCCCTACTGAGGGAGGCGGCTCGCATGGCCGGTGGAGATCTGGAGCTGGAGTCCACCCCGGGCAAGGGGACCAGGGTACGTGCCACGTTTCAGCACAGCCACATAGACAGGAAACCCTTGGGTGACATGGGGGCCACCTTGGTGGGCATCCTGTTGGGGGGGCCCCATGTGGAAGTTCTGTACGAGCACATAAGAGAGGGCAAGAGTTTTTGCTTTGACAGTAGCCAGCTTCGCCGGGAGTTGGAACCCATTGGCCTTACTGAGCCGGAGGTCTTGATGTGGATCCGGGAGAAGGTCAGGGAGGGGCTTCTGGAAATAGGGGCCTTGGAGGCCTAA
- the nuoH gene encoding NADH-quinone oxidoreductase subunit NuoH translates to MVSLGALVLLLVKILLALGVIMTAIAYMTLMERKVLAFLQVRLGPNRVGPWGLLQPLADGLKLLFKEEITVAGADRFLYLLAPAIVMVCALMPFAVVPFGKGILGESLLGIPLDQFDLGKGILADIDTGILFIFAISSLSVYGVVLGGWSSNNKYSLLGATRASAQMISYELALGLSVVGVVLLTGSLSLVKIVEDQDWILKWNCFRQPLGFLIFLIAGSAEICRTPFDFIECENELVAGYQTEYSSMKFGLFYLAEYGHLILLSSLVTTLFLGGWQGPVLPPFVWFSGKVFLMLFFFVWVRGTYPRLRYDKLMKLGWKVLLPAALVNVVVTAVIYSLYLGGKA, encoded by the coding sequence ATGGTGAGCTTGGGAGCCTTGGTTTTGCTGCTGGTCAAGATCCTGCTGGCCCTCGGAGTGATTATGACGGCCATAGCATATATGACTCTCATGGAGCGCAAGGTCTTGGCCTTTTTGCAGGTGAGACTCGGGCCCAACAGGGTGGGTCCGTGGGGCCTGTTGCAGCCCCTGGCAGACGGCTTGAAGTTGCTATTCAAGGAGGAGATCACGGTGGCAGGGGCAGATAGGTTTCTTTACTTACTTGCCCCAGCAATAGTGATGGTCTGCGCCTTGATGCCTTTTGCTGTGGTGCCCTTCGGCAAGGGAATTCTGGGAGAGAGCCTCTTGGGAATTCCATTGGATCAGTTCGATCTCGGCAAGGGCATATTGGCGGACATAGACACCGGGATCCTTTTCATCTTTGCCATCTCCTCCCTGTCGGTCTATGGGGTGGTCCTGGGAGGATGGTCCTCCAACAACAAGTATTCCCTTCTGGGAGCCACCAGGGCCTCTGCCCAGATGATAAGCTATGAGCTGGCACTGGGCCTCAGCGTGGTGGGGGTAGTGCTTCTGACAGGGAGTCTTAGCCTGGTGAAAATCGTGGAGGACCAAGATTGGATCCTTAAGTGGAACTGTTTCAGACAGCCCCTGGGATTTCTGATCTTCCTCATAGCAGGTTCCGCAGAGATATGTCGTACCCCTTTTGATTTCATAGAGTGTGAAAACGAGCTGGTGGCTGGTTACCAGACCGAATACAGTTCCATGAAATTCGGTTTGTTCTACCTGGCCGAGTACGGGCACCTGATCCTTCTTAGCTCGCTGGTGACGACTCTTTTCCTGGGTGGATGGCAAGGGCCGGTGCTGCCTCCGTTTGTCTGGTTCTCGGGAAAGGTCTTCTTGATGCTCTTTTTCTTCGTGTGGGTGAGGGGAACGTACCCCAGGTTGCGTTATGACAAGCTCATGAAATTGGGTTGGAAGGTGCTTTTGCCTGCCGCACTGGTCAACGTGGTGGTGACCGCGGTTATTTACAGCCTGTACTTGGGGGGCAAGGCGTGA
- the nuoK gene encoding NADH-quinone oxidoreductase subunit NuoK: protein MLSLSHYLILAAALFTIGAMGVFVRRNAIVIFMCIELMLNAVNLTFIAVSRYLQALDGQVFVFFVMTVAAAEVAVGLAIIVVVFRNRQTVRVDEINLLKG from the coding sequence ATGTTGAGTCTTTCACATTACTTGATCCTGGCGGCGGCCCTTTTCACCATAGGGGCCATGGGGGTCTTTGTGAGGAGAAACGCCATAGTCATATTCATGTGCATAGAGCTCATGCTCAATGCAGTGAACCTGACTTTCATAGCTGTGTCCCGCTATCTGCAGGCCTTGGACGGGCAGGTGTTCGTGTTCTTTGTCATGACCGTGGCTGCCGCAGAGGTGGCAGTGGGGCTGGCCATAATCGTAGTGGTGTTCCGAAACAGGCAGACCGTAAGGGTGGACGAGATCAACCTGCTCAAAGGCTGA
- a CDS encoding PHP-associated domain-containing protein: protein MALVEIRADLHIHTSLSPCADTWRMTPGAIVEASRSMGLELIAVCDHNSMRNVAALQRRAAEAGLAVLPGMEITSAEEVHLLGLFPDLERAMAMQDLVDKNLPGENIPEIFGYQVLMDEQDEILGSEDRFLAGATTLSVEDLVQAIHGYGGLAIASHVDREGFGILGQLGLIPEGLELDALEISWAMTRPEAKERFPQIRKWPLVRSSDAHRPEEVGRAWSRLKVEEASFEELKLALRGEKGRLLVGGV, encoded by the coding sequence ATGGCCCTGGTTGAGATCCGGGCAGACCTTCACATACACACCTCCCTGTCACCCTGTGCAGATACATGGCGAATGACTCCTGGGGCCATAGTGGAGGCGTCCAGGAGCATGGGACTGGAGCTCATAGCTGTGTGCGACCATAACTCCATGAGAAATGTGGCAGCACTCCAGAGAAGGGCCGCAGAGGCAGGTTTGGCCGTGCTGCCGGGCATGGAGATAACTTCAGCCGAAGAAGTCCACCTGTTGGGGCTTTTCCCGGATCTGGAAAGGGCCATGGCAATGCAGGATCTGGTGGACAAGAACCTCCCGGGAGAGAACATACCCGAGATCTTTGGTTACCAGGTCTTGATGGATGAACAAGACGAGATCCTGGGCTCAGAGGACAGATTTCTGGCCGGGGCCACCACCTTGAGTGTGGAAGATCTGGTGCAGGCAATCCACGGGTATGGCGGCCTGGCAATAGCCAGTCATGTGGACCGGGAGGGATTCGGTATCCTGGGGCAGCTGGGTTTGATACCAGAGGGTCTTGAGCTGGATGCTCTGGAGATTTCCTGGGCCATGACAAGGCCCGAAGCCAAAGAGAGATTCCCCCAGATCAGGAAGTGGCCCTTGGTAAGGAGCTCGGATGCTCATAGGCCTGAGGAGGTGGGCAGAGCCTGGAGCAGGCTGAAGGTGGAGGAAGCCAGCTTTGAAGAACTCAAGCTGGCCCTCAGGGGCGAGAAGGGTCGCCTCTTGGTGGGGGGCGTCTGA
- a CDS encoding molybdopterin-dependent oxidoreductase has translation MITLSIDGIEVTVERGASILEAAEKAGVRIPTLCHDKRLIPFGACRMCMVEIKGRRGLLPACFNPARNGMEVLTQTPAVIEARRLQLQLLLRQHPLDCPVCEAGGACQLQNLVFEYDVDKLPFPRQEPKGSVDLASHLIKRDMTRCVLCGCCVRICNEVQGVNEISFVNRGIRTEISTDFGRPLDCEFCGQCVSACPVGAMVAKPLGPIARPWEVHKTRTTCGFCGLGCAIVAETKDGKMARVSSQYELGTNEGNLCVKGRFGWPLVHSPERLTKPLLREGDGFVEVSWEKALDHVASRWNEIKRQRGGEALAVLGSSRLTNEEAYLLQRLARGSLGTPHVDHGAGISYRGLLEGIRPLLGYAASTNHVKDIRDSDVILAVGGNFKETHPVAKNQVILAAGRKKSKVFVVDHVHTSLCDIMGAKAMYVRPGTEGLLLRGMMRVILEEQLWDKAFVETRTEGLENLKEALANLDEAQVADLTGAKVEDIRELATCFAQAPTACIIGSLETLGVGDQVDLAAAAACLCVLTGKLGKKGCGLHFYGEKANSQGALDLGLVPDLLPGYRNAGDPQAREFFQELWQLPVPMGPGLTARGILEGCLNGKIRSVYMVAENPVGTYPDRDWVEKSLKAAEFLVVQDAFMSDSARMAHVVLPASLFMEKQGSFTSVDRRIQKVEQAVKSPGEAKSDFWILGELAKRMGTPFPFASPGEVWQEMGKAVEIYGGASLECIPEEGLAWPVAANGEKLGTGILYEEGFPVGKARLELKSWSPPLEKGDAQIYPFVLHPQSRWFHSGTFSTWSSTLMELCPEPTAMLHVEDAREGGLKEGDLTRVISPKGEVVARVKLRYRGPRKVVQVAHHFQTQPLNRLLEWSGELVRVRLEKA, from the coding sequence ATGATCACACTGAGCATCGATGGGATCGAGGTAACGGTAGAGAGAGGAGCCTCCATCCTGGAGGCTGCAGAGAAAGCAGGGGTGCGCATCCCTACTCTGTGCCATGACAAGAGGCTAATTCCTTTTGGGGCCTGCCGAATGTGCATGGTGGAAATCAAAGGGCGCAGGGGACTGCTGCCAGCCTGTTTCAACCCGGCCCGAAACGGCATGGAGGTGCTCACCCAGACCCCCGCCGTCATAGAAGCCAGGAGGCTGCAGTTGCAGCTTCTTCTTCGCCAGCACCCCCTGGACTGTCCCGTGTGCGAGGCTGGGGGGGCGTGCCAGCTCCAGAACCTGGTATTCGAATACGACGTGGACAAACTCCCCTTCCCCAGACAGGAGCCCAAGGGGAGCGTGGATCTGGCCTCCCATCTGATCAAGAGGGACATGACCCGCTGTGTGCTATGCGGCTGCTGCGTGCGCATCTGTAACGAGGTGCAGGGTGTAAATGAGATAAGCTTCGTCAACAGGGGCATACGCACGGAGATAAGCACCGATTTTGGGCGTCCTTTGGATTGCGAGTTTTGCGGTCAGTGTGTTTCGGCCTGCCCGGTGGGAGCCATGGTGGCAAAACCCCTTGGGCCCATAGCAAGGCCCTGGGAGGTGCACAAGACCCGGACGACTTGCGGTTTTTGCGGCCTTGGATGCGCCATTGTGGCTGAGACCAAGGATGGCAAAATGGCCAGGGTATCTTCCCAATATGAGCTGGGCACCAATGAAGGTAACCTCTGCGTGAAGGGCCGTTTCGGGTGGCCCCTGGTGCACAGCCCCGAGAGGCTCACCAAACCCCTTTTGAGGGAAGGGGATGGCTTTGTGGAGGTCTCTTGGGAAAAGGCCCTGGATCATGTGGCCTCCCGCTGGAACGAGATAAAGAGACAAAGGGGAGGCGAGGCTTTGGCAGTGCTGGGCTCTTCTCGACTGACCAACGAGGAGGCTTACCTGCTCCAGAGATTGGCCCGCGGGAGCCTTGGAACCCCTCATGTGGACCATGGAGCTGGAATCAGTTACAGAGGCCTCCTGGAAGGAATCAGACCCTTGCTGGGCTATGCCGCCAGTACAAACCACGTGAAAGATATCAGGGACTCGGATGTCATTTTGGCCGTGGGCGGCAATTTCAAGGAAACCCATCCTGTGGCCAAGAATCAGGTGATCCTGGCCGCAGGTAGAAAAAAGTCCAAGGTTTTTGTGGTGGATCATGTGCACACCTCCCTTTGTGACATCATGGGAGCCAAGGCCATGTACGTGAGGCCGGGTACAGAGGGTTTGCTACTTCGCGGCATGATGCGGGTGATCCTGGAGGAGCAGCTCTGGGACAAGGCTTTCGTGGAGACCCGTACCGAAGGTCTTGAGAATCTGAAGGAGGCTCTCGCCAATCTGGATGAGGCCCAGGTAGCAGATTTGACAGGAGCCAAGGTGGAGGATATCAGGGAGTTGGCCACCTGCTTTGCCCAGGCTCCCACAGCCTGCATCATTGGTTCCCTGGAAACCCTGGGGGTTGGGGACCAGGTGGACCTGGCTGCAGCTGCAGCCTGCCTGTGTGTCTTGACAGGGAAGTTGGGCAAGAAGGGTTGTGGCCTGCACTTCTATGGGGAGAAGGCCAACAGTCAAGGAGCCCTGGATTTGGGCCTGGTGCCAGATCTTCTGCCTGGTTACAGGAATGCGGGGGATCCTCAGGCCAGGGAATTCTTCCAGGAGTTATGGCAGCTTCCTGTTCCCATGGGACCGGGTCTGACGGCCCGTGGGATCCTGGAAGGATGTCTAAACGGCAAGATAAGGTCTGTTTACATGGTGGCCGAGAACCCTGTGGGCACATATCCGGACAGGGACTGGGTCGAGAAGTCCCTTAAGGCTGCCGAGTTCCTTGTGGTCCAAGACGCTTTCATGAGCGATTCGGCCCGCATGGCCCACGTGGTACTGCCTGCCTCACTCTTCATGGAGAAGCAAGGCTCCTTCACCAGCGTGGACAGGCGGATTCAGAAAGTGGAGCAGGCGGTCAAGTCTCCTGGAGAGGCCAAGAGCGATTTCTGGATCCTGGGAGAATTGGCCAAGCGCATGGGCACGCCTTTTCCCTTTGCTTCTCCGGGGGAGGTCTGGCAGGAAATGGGCAAGGCCGTTGAGATATATGGGGGAGCCAGCCTGGAGTGTATTCCAGAGGAAGGGCTGGCCTGGCCAGTGGCGGCCAATGGGGAAAAGCTCGGTACTGGAATCCTTTACGAGGAAGGGTTCCCAGTGGGCAAGGCAAGGCTGGAGCTCAAGAGCTGGAGCCCACCCCTGGAAAAAGGGGATGCCCAGATCTATCCTTTTGTCTTGCATCCACAGAGCCGATGGTTTCACTCAGGCACCTTCAGCACCTGGAGTTCTACTCTCATGGAGCTGTGTCCAGAGCCCACAGCCATGCTGCACGTGGAAGATGCCAGAGAAGGTGGTTTGAAAGAAGGGGATTTGACCAGGGTAATATCCCCCAAGGGGGAGGTGGTGGCCAGGGTGAAGCTGCGCTACAGGGGACCCCGTAAGGTGGTTCAGGTGGCCCATCATTTCCAGACACAGCCCCTGAACAGACTCCTGGAATGGAGTGGGGAGCTTGTGAGGGTTCGACTGGAAAAGGCTTGA
- a CDS encoding DRTGG domain-containing protein gives MKLQEVVEALGLKVCCCQDRLERQVSGAYVSDLLSDVMARSRAGDLWITLQTHLNIVAVATLNDLAGVILVNGREPEDATVRKAQEEGVVLMVSDQPTFEVAGRLYQMGIRGGHGPG, from the coding sequence ATGAAGCTCCAGGAGGTGGTGGAGGCGCTGGGTCTGAAGGTATGCTGCTGCCAGGATCGTCTGGAGCGCCAGGTGAGCGGGGCGTATGTGAGTGACTTGTTAAGCGATGTTATGGCCAGATCCAGGGCTGGGGACCTGTGGATAACGCTTCAGACCCATTTGAACATAGTGGCTGTGGCCACTCTCAATGATCTTGCGGGCGTGATCCTGGTCAACGGCCGCGAACCTGAGGATGCCACAGTCCGCAAGGCCCAGGAGGAAGGTGTGGTCTTGATGGTTTCGGACCAGCCCACCTTCGAGGTGGCCGGAAGGCTTTACCAGATGGGGATACGGGGAGGCCATGGCCCTGGTTGA
- a CDS encoding NADH-quinone oxidoreductase subunit J translates to MEALFFYLFGGLALISSVLVVFLKKPVHNAVALIFTFFCLAGLYLILGAEFVAIIQVLVYAGAIMVLFLFVIMLLNLEEEEAIEGRGNRFRRWLGGFAAVLVFLLLAPVWLLQALPVVKGTFPPEKVQELGNTVWVARLLFTDYLLPFEVASILLLAAIVGAVFFAMKRM, encoded by the coding sequence ATGGAAGCCCTTTTCTTCTATCTTTTCGGTGGACTGGCACTTATCTCCTCTGTGCTGGTGGTGTTTCTCAAGAAGCCCGTGCACAACGCCGTGGCCCTTATCTTCACCTTCTTCTGCCTGGCCGGACTCTATTTGATATTGGGGGCTGAGTTCGTGGCCATCATCCAGGTGCTTGTGTACGCGGGAGCCATAATGGTGCTCTTCCTGTTTGTGATCATGCTTTTGAACCTGGAAGAAGAGGAAGCCATAGAGGGCAGGGGAAACAGGTTTCGAAGATGGTTGGGGGGATTTGCGGCTGTTCTGGTGTTCCTGCTTCTGGCTCCGGTTTGGTTGCTACAGGCCCTGCCTGTGGTCAAGGGGACTTTCCCTCCCGAGAAGGTTCAAGAACTGGGCAACACGGTTTGGGTGGCAAGGCTTCTTTTCACAGATTATCTTCTGCCCTTTGAAGTGGCATCGATCTTGTTGCTGGCCGCCATTGTGGGGGCTGTTTTCTTCGCCATGAAACGCATGTAA
- a CDS encoding ATP-binding protein gives MQAVYKETFFIEGGDFSRAGTAASRVKQILKEIGLEAHYIKRAVIIAYEAEINVVSYAHRGQMILAVSPSLIEITVEDTGPGIEDIELAMQEGYSTATDWIREMGFGAGMGLPNIRKNSDLLQIDSKPGVGTRLHAQVHIRESGGKP, from the coding sequence ATGCAAGCGGTCTACAAAGAGACCTTCTTCATAGAAGGGGGCGATTTCAGTCGGGCGGGGACTGCGGCCAGCAGAGTGAAGCAGATTCTCAAGGAAATAGGCCTGGAGGCTCATTATATAAAGAGGGCGGTGATAATAGCCTACGAAGCTGAGATAAATGTTGTGTCCTATGCCCATAGAGGACAGATGATTCTGGCAGTGAGCCCCTCGCTCATAGAGATCACAGTTGAGGACACCGGGCCTGGAATAGAGGATATAGAGCTAGCAATGCAGGAAGGTTATTCCACAGCCACTGATTGGATCCGGGAAATGGGTTTTGGAGCTGGGATGGGGCTTCCCAACATCAGAAAGAACTCTGATTTGCTTCAGATAGATTCCAAACCAGGAGTAGGGACCCGCTTGCACGCACAGGTGCATATCAGGGAGTCTGGGGGAAAGCCATGA
- a CDS encoding (2Fe-2S) ferredoxin domain-containing protein, which produces MELPKLSIEDLKKIKEREMARMTLREGEHRAKIVVHMGTCGIAAGARKVMEAFLEAVTESGARDVVVTQSGCAGLCNREPMATVEIVEKAPVKYVDLNPEKAKRIFQEHIQGGQVVEEYALGRGSESTAG; this is translated from the coding sequence ATGGAGTTGCCCAAGCTAAGCATAGAGGATCTCAAGAAAATAAAGGAAAGGGAGATGGCCCGGATGACCCTCAGAGAAGGGGAACATAGGGCCAAGATCGTGGTGCACATGGGCACCTGCGGTATAGCGGCTGGGGCACGCAAGGTCATGGAGGCTTTCCTGGAAGCAGTGACGGAATCCGGGGCCAGGGACGTGGTGGTGACCCAGTCGGGCTGCGCAGGGCTCTGCAACCGAGAGCCCATGGCCACAGTGGAGATCGTGGAGAAGGCCCCCGTCAAATACGTGGATTTGAACCCTGAGAAAGCCAAGAGGATTTTTCAGGAGCACATCCAAGGCGGCCAGGTGGTGGAGGAATATGCCCTGGGTAGAGGCAGCGAGAGCACTGCAGGTTGA